The following coding sequences are from one Gossypium hirsutum isolate 1008001.06 chromosome A12, Gossypium_hirsutum_v2.1, whole genome shotgun sequence window:
- the LOC107940841 gene encoding putative lipid-binding protein AIR1 has translation MASKVSAAILLLSLNLLFFSVANANIVKHTECPKNNVNVCVNVLKPGGILAKDSPCCTHIQHLVALKAERCLCAIVKANNLGLVEADPTVQLELLLNGCGCRPTRTYYC, from the coding sequence ATGGCTTCCAAGGTTTCAGCAGCAATCCTACTTCTCTCCCTTAACCTGCTCTTTTTCTCAGTGGCCAACGCTAACATTGTTAAACATACCGAATGCCCAAAGAATAACGTGAATGTTTGCGTCAACGTGTTGAAGCCCGGGGGAATTCTTGCCAAAGATAGCCCATGCTGCACCCACATTCAACATTTGGTAGCTCTTAAAGCGGAGCGTTGCCTTTGCGCTATCGTGAAGGCCAATAACTTGGGTCTCGTTGAAGCCGACCCTACCGTTCAACTGGAGCTACTGCTCAATGGCTGTGGATGTCGGCCAACCAGAACCTACTACTGCTAA